Proteins from a genomic interval of Phlebotomus papatasi isolate M1 chromosome 3, Ppap_2.1, whole genome shotgun sequence:
- the LOC129807529 gene encoding probable 2-oxoglutarate dehydrogenase E1 component DHKTD1 homolog, mitochondrial, producing MQKTIAFSSMKGYDGRLSYICRRWYQSEGGVHGYRSKVRKSFAVPEEVLQARNRHCNIYRWVEAYRSHGHNLAQVNPVNFASQYQSIPELDFNKYGLSEMQEVDVRGIISGVISQLVTVKELESILRTIYCGSVGAEINHIGSEHKKDWLKQKFECIRQKKLSKSERRDIAELLIKSQNWDNFLATKFPTVKRYGGEGAESMLAFFREILKLSAQGDITHIVLGMPHRGKLNLLTTMLNTRPSKIFRKFKGLPEFPTDAKAMCDIASHFHVTEDLNVDGKIIHFSMLHNPSHLEAVNPVSMGKTRSKQQSFRDGAFGDDESKDFSSSVLNLQLHGDAAFPGQGVNQECLFMAGTPHFDIGGTIHMIVNNQIGFTTPGDRGRSSQYCSDLAKSIDAPIFHVNVDDPEALTLITQLAFEYQREFRTDVFIDLNCFRRWGHNELDDPTFTNPALYEIIHHRKSVPDKYTAYLVLENEMTQDEVNKISKQHTDFLNNELNQLNSYEPENWYFKKQWSGMKQAGREITVWDTGLDYSLLGFIAVKSVAYPKNFTIHKHLEKTHVSGRIKKIAEGRIDWATAEAMAFGSLMYQGHNVRLSGEDVGRGTFSHRHAMLVDQKTNEIYIPLNSMEGGLGGKLEIANSILSEEAVLGFEYGMAIDNPYNLIIWESQFGDFFNGAQILFDTFISSGETKWMICNGLVVLLPHGYDGAASEHSSCRIERFLQMTDSSETQPDGDDINMQVINPTTPAQYFHSLRRQIVRNFRKPLIIVSPKVLLRLSDAISKPDDFRPGTFFLPVIGDSFANPSEVKKVILCSGKHYYNLNAERNARDLKNVAIIRVESLCPFPVHELNTELDKYKNAKNFIWSQEEHRNMGAWSFIKPRFENMLARKIKYSGRYAGATPAVGVGSWHQQEAQFVVTDPFDIK from the exons ATGCAGAAAACAATTGCATTTTCGTCGATGAAAGGATATGACGGTCGATTGTCTTACATTTGCCGTAGATGGTATCAAAGTGAGGGAGGTGTACATGGATATAGGAGTAAAGTAAGAAAATCCTTTGCGG TTCCTGAGGAGGTGCTTCAAGCGAGAAACCGTCATTGTAATATTTACCGATGGGTTGAAGCATATCGAAGTCACGGTCACAATTTAGCTCAAGTTAATCCTGTAAATTTTGCATCTCAGTATCA ATCAATTCCAGAATTAGATTTCAACAAATATGGACTGAGTGAAATGCAAGAGGTTGATGTACGTGGGATTATTAGTGGAGTCATTAGTCAATTAGTGACAGTGAAGGAATTAGAGAGCATACTTAGAACAATTTATTGTGGATCAGTTGGTGCTGAAATTAATCATATTGGG TCAGAACACAAAAAAGATTGGCTCAAGCAAAAATTTGAATGCATAAGGCAGAAGAAACTATCTAAAAGTGAAAGACGAGATATTGCTGAACTATTGATAAAATCTCAGAACTGGGATAATTTTCTTGCCACTAAGTTCCCCACAGTGAAACGATATGGTGGCGAAGGTGCTGAAAGTATGCTAGCATTTTTTCGTGAGATTCTTAAATTATCAGCACAAG gtgATATTACACACATTGTCCTCGGAATGCCTCATCGAGGGAAACTTAACTTGCTAACCACAATGCTGAATACAAGACCATCAAAGATTTTCCGGAAATTTAAAGGACTCCCAGAATTTCCAACTGACGCTAAAGCTATGTGTGATATTGCTAGTCATTTcc ATGTGACTGAGGACTTAAACGTAGATGGAAAAATAATCCATTTTAGTATGTTACATAATCCATCTCATTTGGAAGCAGTAAATCCTGTTTCTATGGGCAAGACTCGTTCAAAGCAACAATCTTTTCGAGATGGTGCATTTGGGGATGATGAATCGAAAGATTTTTCCTCATCAGTTTTAAATCTACAACTACATGGAGATGCTGCTTTTCCTGGTCAAGGTGTAAATCAGGAATGTCTTTTTATGGCGGGAACTCCACACTTTGATATTGGAGGAACTATCCACATGATTGTGAATAATCAG ATAGGATTTACAACACCTGGTGATCGTGGCAGATCAAGTCAATATTGTTCGGATTTAGCCAAATCAATTGATGCTCCTATTTTTCATGTCAATGTGGATGATCCAGAAGCACTTACATTAATTACGCAATTGGCTTTTGAATACCAGAGAGAGTTCCGTACTGATGTTTTCATAGATCTTAACTGCTTCCGAAGATGGGGTCATAATGAATTAGATGATCCAACATTCACAAATCCAGCCCTATATGAAATTATTCATCACAGAAA GTCTGTTCCGGACAAATATACAGCTTATTTAGTGTTGGAAAATGAAATGACACAGGATGAAGTGAATAAAATATCCAAACAACATACCGATTTTCTAAATAACGAACTTAATCAGTTGAACTCTTATGAACCAGAAAATTGGTATTTTAAGAAACAATGGTCAGGCATGAAACAAGCTGGTCGAGAAATAACTGTATGGGATACTGGTCTTGATTATTCTCTTCTTGGATTTATTGCTGTAAAAAGTGTTGCTTaccctaaaaatttt ACTATTCATAAACACTTGGAAAAAACTCATGTGTCCGGAAGAATTAAGAAGATTGCTGAAGGTCGAATCGATTGGGCTACAGCTGAGGCAATGGCATTCGGAAGTCTTATGTACCAGGGCCACAATGTACGTCTTAGTGGAGAGGATGTTGGACGTGGTACTTTTTCACATCGTCATGCAATGCTCGTTGATCAGAAAACTAATGAAATATACATTCCACTAAACTCAATGGAAGGCGGTTTGGGTGGCAAGCTGGAAATTGCCAATAGTATCCTGTCGGAGGAAGCAGTACTTGGTTTTGAGTACGGAATGGCAATAGATAATCCATACAACTTGATTATTTGGGAATCACAATTTGGAGATTTTTTCAATGGAGCTCAAATTCTGTTTGATACATTTATTAGCAGTGGAGAAA CGAAGTGGATGATTTGCAATGGACTTGTCGTCCTTCTTCCGCATGGATACGACGGAGCAGCATCTGAACATAGTTCTTGTCGTATTGAACGCTTTCTTCAAATGACTGACTCAAGTGAAACACAGCCCGATGGCGATGATATTAATATGCAAGTGATTAATCCAACAACTCCAGCTCAGTATTTTCATTCACTGCGTCGTCAAATTGTACGAAACTTCCGGAAGCCTTTAATAATAGTTTCACCAAAAGTGTTGTTGCGACTCTCAGATGCTATTTCAAAACCAGATGATTTCAGGCCAGGTACTTTCTTTTTACCCGTGATTGGAGATTCTTTTGCAAATCCATCAGAGGTAAAGAAAGTAATTCTTTGTTCTGGGAAACATTACTACAACCTCAATGCCGAGAGGAATGCTAGGGATCTCAAAAATGTGGCTATTATTCGAGTGGAGTCACTATGTCCTTTTCCTGTTCACGAGCTCAATACTGAATTGGACAAGTATAAAAATGCTAAGA acTTTATATGGTCTCAAGAGGAGCACAGAAACATGGGAGCATGGAGCTTTATAAAGCCACGCTTCGAAAATATGCTAGCAAGGAAGATTAAATATTCTGGTAGATATGCAGGAGCAACTCCAGCTGTTGGGGTTGGTTCTTGGCATCAGCAAGAAGCTCAGTTTGTCGTAACGGATCcttttgatataaaataa
- the LOC129805245 gene encoding protein sickie-like, producing the protein MAKKNRSASQLESLKDTVMKMRAEMINLKQNNERLQKLVTSRSLAGSSGSLGAPLSPSGSLSEPRRYSLVDTASRPPMELPNTFEETEEENIPPAPAPDPPQTISPTSHIDLTPPPQVESVPPESLSTTVVDDIDHLDGKKISIAVYLGQPDSFQKYSEEIMDCDYYYANVPSLDSLSPNGENGDNTNFTEFTIAYTYISGKTTWQNLDYIVRKTFKDYLSKIDPGTSLGLNTDSITSYHLGEAKRGPEMGFPELLPCGYIVGNVKTLYICLQGVGSLAFDSLIPRSIVHRYISLLTEHRRLILCGPSGTGKSYLARKLAEFLVARSGRGNPAEAIATFNVDHKSSKELQQYLVHVAEQASMVNCVSELPSVIILDNLHHASALGDVFSCLLSAGPASKLPCIIGTMSQATCNTTNLQLHHNFRWVLTANHMEPVKGFLARFLRRKLFTLELTAHNTQPQLSSILAWLPTVWQHINRFLETHNSSDVTIGPRLFLSCPLDMNDSQVWFTDVWNYHLAPYLVNAVREGVQLYGRRGGVWVDPSTYIRDTYPWPVGPTTVPSLRQINAEDVGLEAGPTGNSEQQDPLLNMLMRLQEAANYSNNQDQESDCASLDSNITQDSFAGGD; encoded by the exons atggcgaaGAAAAaccg CTCAGCTTCTCAACTGGAGAGTCTCAAGGATACTGTGATGAAAATGCGTGCTGAAATGATAAATCTAAAACAAAATAACGAGAGACTTCAAAAATTGGTTACTAGTCGCTCTTTAGCGGGAAGTTCAGGAAGTTTGGGAGCACCACTGAGTCCTAGTGGTAGTTTGAGTGAACCAAGGCGATATAGCCTGGTTGATACTGCCTCGAGACCACCAATGGAATTACCAAATACTTTTGAAGAAACCGAAGAAGAAAATATCCCACCAGCTCCTGCACCAGATCCACCCCAAACAATTAGTCCGACTTCTCATATTGATTTAACTCCTCCGCCTCAAGTTGAATCCGTTCCTCCAGAGTCCTTAAGTACCACTGTTGTGGATGATATTGACCATCTTGATGGTAAGAAGATATCAATTGCTGTATATTTGGGCCAACCTGATTCATTTCAAAAATACTCGGAAGAGATTATGGACTGCGACTACTATTACGCTAATGTACCTTCTTTGGATAGTCTTAGTCCTAATGGAGAGAATGGTGATAATACCAATTTCACTGAGTTTACAATTGCCTATACATATATTTCAGGCAAGACAACTTGGCAAAATCTTGACTATATCGTGCGAAAAACTTTCAAAGACTATCTTTCAAAGATTGATCCAGGTACTAGTTTGGGGCTCAATACCGATTCAATTACATCTTATCATTTGGGAGAAGCTAAAAGAGGACCGGAAATGGGTTTTCCAGAGCTTTTACCATGTGGATATATTGTTGGCAATGTGAAAACACTTTACATCTGCCTGCAGGGTGTTGGTAGTCTCGCTTTCGATAGTCTCATCCCTCGTAGCATTGTTCACCGATATATTAGCCTCTTAACGGAACATCGACGGTTAATCTTATGTGGTCCTAGTGGAACAGGAAAGTCCTATTTGGCACGAAAACTGGCAGAATTCCTGGTTGCACGCTCAGGTAGGGGAAATCCTGCTGAGGCAATTGCCACATTCAACGTGGATCACAAATCTTCAAAAGAACTTCAGCAATATTTGGTTCACGTAGCAGAACAAGCCTCTATGGTGAATTGTGTATCAGAACTGCCATCCGTGATAATTCTTGATAATTTACATCATGCATCAGCGCTTGGTGATGTGTTCTCGTGCCTTTTAAGCGCGGGACCAGCGTCAAAGTTACCCTGCATCATTGGGACCATGTCGCAAGCTACGTGCAACACGACAAATCTACAGCTTCATCATAATTTCCGATGGGTGCTAACAGCTAATCATATGGAGCCCGTCAAGGGTTTCCTGGCTCGCTTTCTTCGTCGGAAGTTATTTACATTGGAACTCACGGCTCATAATACCCAACCACAGCTATCTAGTATTTTGGCTTGGTTGCCCACTGTGTGGCAGCACATAAACCGTTTCTTAGAAACACACAATTCTAGTGATGTAACTATTGGACCGCGTTTATTTCTTTCATGTCCGTTGGACATGAATGATTCCCAAGTCTGGTTTACGGATGTGTGGAATTACCACTTGGCGCCATATCTAGTCAATGCTGTACGGGAAGGTGTGCAGCTCTATGGGCGTCGCGGTGGTGTTTGGGTTGACCCATCCACATACATACGCGACACATATCCTTGGCCAGTGGGTCCCACAACGGTACCCTCATTGCGTCAGATAAATGCTGAAGACGTGGGACTTGAGGCAGGACCAACTGGCAATAGTGAACAGCAAGATCCACTA ctAAACATGCTAATGAGGCTTCAAGAGGCTGCCAACTATAGCAACAACCAGGATCAAGAATCAGATTGTGCCAGTCTTGATTCAAACATCACGCAAGATAGTTTTGCAGGGGGCGATTAA